The window ACCCTAAACTGACTTGGGCGTTAGAGTTCTATCCATATAGGTACTTTACCCTAAGTCCACCATATCAGAGATAACCAATAGTGATTTACAGCATCACATCAAGATCGAAACCTCTGATTCAAGAAGCACCATGATCGTTACCTTTGATCCACGATGTAGTCACGTCGTAGTGCCTTGGAAGCTTCGTTCCACATAGTTTCCGCAACAGAACAGTGACGCCATTTTGGCGAGGGGCCCTAAATTATCTAGGAAAATGGGAGCTGAAGGAACCGATGTATGTGACACCCTCTGCGAATTTCCAAGATACAACACCAAAAGCATGCTCCTATGCAGAATGCCCTCGAAAGTATGACAAGGAGAGTCGAGACAAAATCCTCGTCATTATAGCCGAAGGAAGAGCGTCGATCGAGGTTGGAGTGTTTGAATGACTAGTGATCGTCGAGGCATCTCGAATTCCATTCTTCATTTGGAGGATTATTCCCTCATTCTCCATCGAATCTAAGTACAAAAACTACCAAAATATAAGGGCATtgcaaattaaaaaaatgatggCATAGGATATAAATATTGGGAGCTCACCAAAAATGACATTCCTCTCTTCCTTGATATGAGCGTCCATCAGTATGCAGGTTTTAACAAGTCGCTTTGAGTGTTTATTTGAGATCTCATCCCAAGTAATAATACCCCTAACGCAACCCAAATATTTGACGAAGGTAGTCATATGTTAATTCATTTAAATCTCTCCTTAGGACAAATCATTTTCCTTGTAGACGTACGATTCATTCATCGTTAGAAAATGACCTTTGTTCCAATACTTATGAAATAAAGTGGTACACATATTCTATGTATCGGTTCATATGATGCATATTGTCGCATgagactctttttggggaaaagAAACCAAAAAGAATAGATTTTAAAAAGGCTTCATGTTATCCGAAAACAATTCAAAATAATAGATAACCTACACCAATGTGATCAAGCCCTAGCCTTGTGTGTGGTTTGCTAAACTATGTTGTACTCTAAAAAGATGGAAGAAAACGGATAAAGAGGGATTTCCTCCTAGATAACCACACCGGTACTAGAAGACTTTGGTGTAAGCCCAACTCACAGGGTTCAGTTGCGAAGGAGCGATCATCAGATGGTTCAAAACAGTTATTACGTATAATTGACAACATTTTATAGGCAACATGTGAAGCAAGATGTTCTGTCAAGATGTGAGACATCTTGTCTCTATTTGATTAAGACACCTCAGTAACAAAACAACATGTTAAGCATAATGTCCTATATTCTGTGAGACATCATTTCTTGTTTAAAGTTGCTACGTGCGCAAGATAATTTGAGTAATTTTTGGCGCTCTTAAGAATTTATTTCCATTTAtacataatcaaatatttaacTTTTGTGTGTATTTTAGATTAAAAAAGTTGTATTCATAATCGCTTTTAGCAAGATTAAATTTGTGGAATTATAATTTgttcaatatttaattaatcaaagctTTACAATTAACATACTGAAGATTGAGTTCTTGCGCTTTTGAGAATTTCATCCGCGTTCAAGACCTAAACCCTAATGGGCTTTAAAGTTGGACCTTTGTTTCTATTTAAAAAGACATTCTCCTTTGTCAAGACTCAGACCTTGCATAACTAAGCTTGACGTGTTAAATTTGTTTTGAGCCTTTTGTTTCTGTGTAATACTCTATGCATGCATCTTATTTCTAAGTTAGGATAATAGATTATTTGAGTTGTAATATTATTCCATCATTCATACTCGTTTGTAATTGTCCAAACACTTGAGTGTGTGTTTGAGTGAAAGTGACAAGGGTTTCAGATTCAGGGGGTCCTAGATCGAAGTTCACTTGTAGTATTAGAAAAATAAGCATTAAACTAGAAGAGTTTAAATTAGACCAATTTGTACTTCTGTCTTTTAAGAGTGAATTTTGTTTCATTGGGTTAACACCCTCCATACATAGGTGGTTTTGCACCAAACTGAGTTACCCGTTGATATGTTCTTTTTTATTCTTCCAGTTATGTATTATACTTGTCATACACATGGTTACAATAATGTATCtgagtaaaaaaaaatcaattgcaGTAGAGCAGCCACCGTAAGTTCAATTGGCATTAGAAAAAAATTTCAATTGGATTATACTAACCCAAAGTTCAAGAAAGAGAGGGTTTTCAAAACGCCACCGACAAGAAGGAAGAAATGAAAATTCATCGGAAAAATAAACAAAGGTTAGGTTTTCAATATggttttgtattttctttttgatAAATCAAATCTCGTAGGGTGTAAAACTATTTCCTCCTATATTATTTCAGGTAATAAATTCACTAAATCTGATTTCTCCATTCTtctcttatttatatttttggaTATGGAGTGTAGGGTAGGGctcacaattttttttagaaagtgTGTGGTTTAACGATATTTAGGTGAAAATTGATGAATTGTTTTTGTTTATACATAAATCTAAGCAGTTGGAGATAGGTGAATTTTGCTTTTGCCATTTTTCTATTTACTAATTTAGTTTAGGCCTCAAGGCcaataattgattttgttttgctTTGTATACTTCAATGAGAAAGTTGGCAAGCAAGTGTTTAAATATTTCtctgtaataaattataaataaattttatttttagatttattgaataattaatatatttggtCTATATAATATATCAAATACACTaaatattattcaataaatttaaaaagtaaaatttacgtttttttttaatcaactagaaatctaataaaataaaaaaagcaatACAAGATATTGAGAGCCTAACCCAATATTAACGTAAATAAGAATTAGAGACATACATCCATATATATCACATGTACAATCTAGCGAACCACTGTCGGCGCGAAaccaaattacaaaaaaaataatatattaatagacAATCACTAAACTCAAATTTTGAAAATGAAGAATGAAATCGACCGCCAACACGATAATGATTTCATTAACCAACAACTTACTCACAAACAACGGTAAGTAATTACGGTAATTTTTGACCACACAATCCGAAATAATTTACTACATAAGAGAGTGTGAATCATTGTAGTACTTAACAGCTTTCAAGTCTTCTCTTCAGCTTGATAATCttttgtgaaatttctgttttgttggTCCTTTGACATTCTGGTTTGTTGGTGCTTGTTGATATGTAGTACACTCTTAATTTTGTAAGGAAATTTTTTTATCGTACCCTTATGTCTTCTCTAAGGTATTTGacgaaattttaaaaatactcTTGAAGATATATTTTCGAATGCACCAAATCctattttttttgcaaaaaattaGCTCGGATATCTATCTTCGAAGATACCATTTATTTCAATTAccatcaatttaaaaaaaaaatcaattcaatcaattaaattatatgctcaataaatatatatatatatatatatatatatatatatatatatataaatgttcaataaattatatataaaaaagtttCTATAATAATTatgcatatttaattattatagaaattattatagaaaataattatggaaaataaatatataaaataattatagaaataattaatataaaaactaaTTATAGAAAATAATTATGCATataattattatagaaaataatTCTTCACTAATATATAATTCACATATAATTTAagaattttatatattttcttgattaattcacatataattttatattttatatttttttgactaattcactatataaaaatatatttttcatatacACTGGTGTGGTGGTCTTTCCGGTCAGGTTTAAAGTCCTAGCCTTAGGGTTTAGGGACCAACCGGGGAGAACGACACATTAGACGTAGATTTTTCATCTCTTTGGACATGACGCGGGGAAGAGGAAGGCCAAGGAAGAAGGTTTCATCTTCTCCGGTTTCCCCCTCGAACTCAGGGAAACAAACGGACACAGGCGCAGCTTCATCTGGTAACAGGAACATGATAGTGGAAGAGGCTTCTGAAGAAGGGTCGGAGGCGGAAGTAATAGTCGAGAATGTGGTTATTAAACCTACTGCAGAGAAAAAGCAAGAGGATGCACGGGAAAAGAAGAAATTATGGGTGGACATAATCAGTGGAAATCGTCTACCCACGAATGGACTAACGATTGAATTCATTCCCCCTACAATCGTTGAGGGAGAAATGGAAGTAGAGATTGTGGAAGAGGACATAGTATCTGAAATCATGTTCTGGGATTCAACTTTGATCATGTATGCCTTGGGGAAAGAGCTGAGTATGAATGCAGTGAAAAACTTCATGAGCAAATTTTGGGATTTTGTCCAACTCCCAAGTATGTTCTATCATGAGGAAGGCTATTTCCTTCTCAAGTTCCACTCCACACAAGATAGGGATCAGGTGCAGATAAAGGGACCATACTCAATTCATGGGGTTCCTATGGTTCTGAAAGAATGGCATCCTGAATTCGATTTCAAAAAAGACATGCTTCGTACACTTCCAATCTGGGTGAAACTCCCAAACTTACCTCTTCACCTGTGGGGGCCTAAAAGTTTGGGGAAGATAGGGAGTGTCTTAGGAACGCCTATTTGCACAGACGAATGCACGGCAAGCAAATTAAGGGTATCATATGCAAGGATATTAATCGAGATAGACATCACGACAAAACAGAAAGAGAGCATAACTATTAAAGATAGTGGGGGGAGGAAAATGACCCAGCCAGTTGAATAC of the Vicia villosa cultivar HV-30 ecotype Madison, WI unplaced genomic scaffold, Vvil1.0 ctg.000045F_1_1_2_unsc, whole genome shotgun sequence genome contains:
- the LOC131622954 gene encoding uncharacterized protein LOC131622954, coding for MTRGRGRPRKKVSSSPVSPSNSGKQTDTGAASSGNRNMIVEEASEEGSEAEVIVENVVIKPTAEKKQEDAREKKKLWVDIISGNRLPTNGLTIEFIPPTIVEGEMEVEIVEEDIVSEIMFWDSTLIMYALGKELSMNAVKNFMSKFWDFVQLPSMFYHEEGYFLLKFHSTQDRDQVQIKGPYSIHGVPMVLKEWHPEFDFKKDMLRTLPIWVKLPNLPLHLWGPKSLGKIGSVLGTPICTDECTASKLRVSYARILIEIDITTKQKESITIKDSGGRKMTQPVEYEWKPKYCERCMRVGHNCDETKPKKQWQPKKELPKAVDTVKVTTSIEQGPTTEAKKHDEPETSNVWIEVKGNGRKGKSTQGNLLVNDGDIFITNEFESLRSWNESGVNLDPQI